From the genome of Anopheles moucheti chromosome 3, idAnoMoucSN_F20_07, whole genome shotgun sequence, one region includes:
- the LOC128305976 gene encoding collagenase-like gives MNTASVVLLVVASIALAQAAPGLRVVNGETATLGQFPYQVRLTLDVGNGQRALCGGTLLNEEWVLTAGHCVQVAKSVEVHLGAVDFDDQTNDGRQVLVSTEFFKHERYNPLFVANDVALVKLPQKVEFSERVQPVKLPTGSSDYAGETVVVSGWGLMETGGSVAQELQYATLQVITNSECQKTFSPLVVRKTTLCARGDVKESPCNGDSGGPLVLAEDKTLVGVVSFGHALGCERGFPAAFARVTAFREWVNKHTGV, from the coding sequence atgaacaCAGCATCGGTGGTTCTACTGGTGGTGGCTTCGATCGCCCTCGCCCAGGCAGCGCCGGGACTTCGTGTGGTGAACGGGGAAACGGCTACCCTCGGGCAGTTCCCGTACCAGGTGCGACTTACGCTGGACGTTGGCAATGGACAGCGTGCCCTGTGCGGCGGTACTCTGCTGAACGAAGAGTGGGTCCTAACGGCAGGCCATTGCGTACAGGTCGCCAAATCGGTCGAAGTTCATCTCGGTGCAGTAGACTTCGACGACCAAACGAACGACGGACGGCAGGTGCTGGTGTCGACGGAGTTCTTCAAGCACGAAAGATACAACCCACTGTTCGTGGCAAACGATGTGGCGTTGGTGAAGCTTCCGCAGAAGGTGGAGTTCAGTGAGCGTGTGCAGCCTGTGAAATTGCCGACCGGAAGCAGCGATTATGCCGGCGAAACAGTCGTGGTTAGCGGGTGGGGTTTGATGGAAACTGGAGGCTCAGTAGCACAGGAGCTTCAGTACGCCACGCTGCAGGTCATCACGAATTCCGAGTGCCAGAAAACGTTCAGCCCGTTGGTGGTCCGTAAGACGACGCTGTGTGCCCGCGGTGATGTGAAGGAATCGCCCTGCAACGGTGACTCCGGTGGTCCGCTGGTTCTGGCCGAGGATAAGACGCTGGTCGGTGTGGTAAGCTTTGGCCATGCGTTGGGCTGTGAACGTGGCTTCCCAGCTGCATTCGCTCGCGTCACTGCTTTCCGTGAATGGGTAAACAAGCATACCGGTGTGTAA
- the LOC128305975 gene encoding inversin-B: MFTEKIFDNLGVDMITSNDSEESMEKLTGSIGSNKYQSVITDLGKALLQAARTGNTPKVLDLMGRGAPFTADWLGTTPLHLASRHNHIETCRALLRAGISKDSKTKVERTPLHMAAYHGNIEIVELLLSNKCEVDAKDLLKMTPLHWAVEKRHDKVVEMLLQHGADPNALSKFDKSPILLAKTTKQMELVRILKLANELRAASSEQVGIKEATDSLMHELQQHKERHAEGQSAMVSENDEIEDNITMELSNDSNANLSENSDHPLNDTDMLIEKEDSLSDAITNLEQSTETDPKNLDSSTLQMLKEHGIAFMPTDEGGSVITSAIKSGRKIVLSEAGKYALKETRNLHTQQQQQQQPHHLQKQTFHTASSIHGTNITHSKTKTIKIIKKQPASSHLHHSHLHHVHHSSTGATPTIKTNKVIKILSPEEFKQICGGEVGGIKRVSSSEYKKAVGSASVRVPIGGRSHVIPSSGGSMGTKPISKIVMTKSGQRFPMVTAAGKSVGDLVQTKVSSSSSSSSSGIANGLSSGHNRHIITSADGVKRIRTAAGMEIISSLPTKLPQDTVVSVESSPGPRVGAVYHRVTTIGNHHTTTKSISSSSSSSKSGSGPASNLVVELLERQQVELKKLIEDLRKQFELSQKQNEEYRARVEKLEKEVQTLKQQQQGSSGTATSSGLVEIL, from the exons ATGTTTACGGAGAAGATTTTTGACAATCTTGGCGTGGATATGATAACCAGCAATGATTCGGAAGAATCGATGGAGAAGCTTACGGGCAGCATCGGCAGCAAT AAATATCAATCGGTGATAACAGATCTCGGGAAGGCTTTGCTGCAGGCAGCCCGAACAGGCAACACACCGAAAGTGCTCGATTTGATGGGCCGTGGCGCACCGTTTACTGCAGACTGG CTCGGGACAACACCACTGCATTTAGCGTCACGGCACAACCACATCGAAACATGCAGGGCATTACTAAGGGCCGGCATAAGCAAGGATTCAAAGACCAAGGTCGAGCGAACGCCTCTGCATATGGCCGCCTACCATGGGAACATCGAGATCGTGGAACTGTTGCTAAGCAACAAATGTGAAGTGGATGCAAAGGATTTG CTAAAAATGACTCCACTGCACTGGGCGGTTGAAAAACGTCACGATAAGGTAGTGGAAATGTTACTACAGCATGGTGCAGATCCGAATGCGCTGTCCAAGTTTGACAAGTCACCGATACTGCttgccaaaacaacaaaacagatgGAACTAGTGCGGATACTGAAGCTGGCGAACGAGCTACGTGCCGCAAGCAGTGAACAAGTAGGG ATAAAGGAGGCAACGGATAGTCTTATGCACGAGCTGCAACAACACAAAGAACGTCATGCGGAAGGGCAAAGCGCGATGGTGAGCGAGAACGACGAGATAGAGGATAATATTACGATGGAACTGAGTAACGATAGTAATGCCAATCTGTCGGAGAACTCCGACCACCCGCTCAACGATACGGACATGCTCATCGAGAAGGAGGACAGTCTGAGCGATGCCATAACGAATCTGGAGCAGAGTACGGAGACGGATCCGAAAAATCTCGACTCGTCCACGCTGCAAATGCTCAAGGAGCACGGTATCGCCTTTATGCCGACGGACGAAGGTGGCAGCGTGATAACGTCCGCTATCAAGAGCGGTAGGAAAATTGTACTCTCGGAAGCGGGCAAATACGCCCTCAAGGAAACGAGAAACCTTCACactcaacagcagcaacaacagcaaccgcaCCATTTACAAAAGCAAACTTTCCACACGGCATCGTCCATCCACGGCACGAACATCACGCACTCGAAAACGAAGACaatcaaaatcatcaaaaaacaACCTGCCTCATCGCACCTGCACCACTCACACCTGCATCACGTGCATCACTCGAGCACGGGTGCCACGCCAACGATAAAAACGAATAAAGTAATCAAAATTCTATCGCCGGAAGAGTTTAAACAAATCTGTGGCGGTGAGGTCGGTGGGATTAAGCGTGTATCCTCGTCGGAATACAAGAAAGCGGTTGGATCGGCATCAGTGAG AGTTCCTATCGGTGGTCGGTCACATGTTATACCATCGTCCGGTGGTAGCATGGGCACGAAACCGATCAGCAAAATCGTTATGACGAAATCGGGTCAACGGTTTCCGATGGTGACGGCTGCCGGTAAATCCGTCGGTGACCTCGTTCAGACGAAagttagtagtagtagtagtagtagtagcagcggCATTGCGAACGGACTGTCCAGTGGCCACAATCGGCACATCATAACGTCGGCGGATGGTGTGAAACGGATTCGGACCGCTGCCGGTATGGAGATCATTTCGTCACTGCCCACCAAACTGCCCCAGGATACGGTCGTGTCGGTCGAATCGTCACCGGGGCCTCGGGTAGGCGCGGTGTATCATCGTGTCACCACGATAGGCAATCACCATACGACCACCAAGTCTATCTCCTCCTCATCCTCCTCCTCGAAGTCCGGAAGCGGGCCGGCGTCCAACCTGGTGGTGGAATTGCTCGAACGACAGCAGGTCGAGCTAAAAAAACTCATCGAGGATCTGCGGAAACAGTTCGAACTGTCGCAGAAGCAGAACGAAGAGTACCGGGCCAGGGTGGAAAAGCTGGAGAAAGAGGTGCAGACGcttaagcagcagcagcagggatcGAGCGGGACGGCAACATCGAGCGGCTTGGTCGAGATCTTGTAG
- the LOC128302009 gene encoding dolichyl-diphosphooligosaccharide--protein glycosyltransferase 48 kDa subunit, protein MSNRAVVGITGVLLFTLLIGTASVAVAEPGETLVLLDNLAIRETHSIFFKSLQERGYKLTFKLADDAGLVLSKYGEFLYQHLILFAPSVEEFGGSLSVEAITEFVDNGGNVLVAGSTTSGDPLRELASECGFEVDEEKAAVIDHLNYDVSDAGDHTTIVASPDNLIDSSIIVGSRASVAPLLYRGTGLLADRENPLVLQLLTADSSAYSYVPDAPIKEYPHAVGKGTLLIAALQARNNARVVFSGSLFFFSDEAFLSPVQRAQSGSKHYARSGNQEVAMAISKWVFGENGVIRARSVSHHKEGESQPPSAYTVTDPVVYTIEIETRASDGQWKAFEASDVQLEFVRIDPFVRTTLVPVGGGRYEARFHIPDVYGVYQFKVNYDRIGYTHLYSTTQVSVRPLTHTQYERFIPSAYPYYASAFSMVVGMFLFSFLFLHFKDDGSKPSSRPTAANEKKAQ, encoded by the coding sequence ATGTCGAACCGGGCGGTCGTCGGAATAACGGGAGTACTGCTTTTCACGCTGCTTATCGGCACCGCATCGGTGGCCGTTGCGGAACCCGGCGAAACATTGGTGCTGCTGGACAATCTGGCCATCCGGGAAACCCAttccatcttcttcaaatcgctCCAGGAACGTGGCTACAAGCTTACCTTCAAGCTAGCGGATGACGCCGGGCTTGTGCTGTCAAAGTATGGTGAATTTTTGTACCAGCATCTTATCCTGTTTGCTCCATCGGTGGAAGAGTTTGGTGGATCGTTGAGCGTGGAAGCAATCACGGAGTTCGTGGACAATGGAGGAAACGTGCTGGTGGCCGGTAGCACCACGTCGGGTGACCCGCTGCGCGAGCTTGCCTCCGAGTGTGGGTTCGAGGTGGACGAGGAGAAGGCGGCTGTTATCGATCATCTGAACTATGACGTGTCCGATGCCGGCGACCACACAACGATCGTCGCTTCGCCTGATAATCTTATCGATTCGAGCATTATTGTTGGCAGCCGTGCATCGGTGGCACCCTTGCTGTACCGTGGAACCGGACTGTTGGCTGATCGCGAAAACCCGCTCGTGCTGCAACTGCTGACGGCGGACAGTTCCGCCTACAGTTATGTGCCGGATGCGCCCATCAAAGAGTACCCGCATGCTGTTGGCAAGGGAACACTTCTGATTGCGGCTCTGCAGGCACGCAACAATGCGCGTGTTGTGTTTTCCGGATCGCTGTTCTTCTTCTCCGACGAAGCGTTCCTGTCGCCGGTGCAGCGTGCTCAGTCCGGTAGCAAGCATTACGCCCGTTCCGGCAATCAGGAAGTCGCGATGGCCATCAGCAAGTGGGTGTTTGGTGAGAACGGTGTTATCCGTGCCCGGTCGGTCAGTCATCACAAGGAAGGCGAATCGCAGCCACCGTCCGCGTACACCGTGACCGATCCGGTGGTTTACACGATCGAGATCGAAACGCGTGCCAGCGACGGCCAATGGAAGGCGTTCGAGGCATCCGACGTGCAGCTGGAATTCGTACGGATTGATCCATTCGTGCGCACGACGCTCGTACCGGTGGGTGGTGGTCGTTATGAGGCCCGTTTCCACATCCCGGACGTGTACGGTGTGTACCAGTTCAAGGTGAACTACGATCGAATCGGTTACACGCACCTGTACTCAACGACGCAAGTGTCGGTGCGTCCGCTAACGCACACCCAGTACGAGCGGTTCATCCCAAGCGCTTATCCGTACTATGCGAGCGCCTTCTCAATGGTGGTCGGTATGTTCCTGTTCTCGTTCCTGTTCCTTCACTTCAAAGACGATGGGAGCAAACCATCGTCCCGTCCAACTGctgcaaacgaaaagaaagcacAGTAG